In Desulfobacterales bacterium, the DNA window CTTTAAGTTCCATATCTCACCGCGCAAGTTCATAGATTTCGAAAGGAAGCTGGGCAAAGTCAATCCGCAGTTCGTCCAAATGGGCCTGATCCAGGTATTTGGTCGGCGCAAAGACCAGACGTCTCTTTTCTCCATATTTTCCAATGGATTTTGCCCGCTCCAGCGTCAATGCGATATTTTTAAGTTTTTGAATGTCAGGCTCATAGAAAAGATAAACCTTATAATTCCTGCTTTCACCGACAAAGTTCTTCTTTTCATTCATAGCCTTTGGATCAAATTCCTCGCCTGTCGCCGTGTAAAATATATACCGGGCCAGTTCTTCGTATGTAGGCAACCCGTCTCCGGAAAGAATGCTCTCCAGTTCGATGGCTTTTCCCAGTTCAAAATAGCTGAATGTCCCGCCGAGGCCTTCCTTCAGATTTTCATCTTTCGCTTTCGTCACCCCTTTTATAATCCGGCGAACGCGCTCCGCTGTTATCTTATCAGCATAATCCTCGCATTCAACGAGAATGAATTTTCTGTTGCCGTCATCTGAATGATTAAGCTCGAAAACAGCTTGAGAAGTCGTCCCGGACCCAGCGAATGAGTCTAAGATGAGGCTGTCTTTATCGCCGGCCAATAGGATGGCGTGTTTAACCAAATCAACTGGTTTCGGATATTCGAAAACAGCCTTTCCAAAAAGATCTTTTATCTGATCACGGCCCGTCTCATTATTAAATTCAGAACCCTGCCATATAGTGGGAAATAGTCTACCGCCAATACCACCATTTTCATCCTCTGGATAGTCTATCTGAAAAACATCCCACTCTTTTTTATCTGAATTTCTGCGTTTAACGATGCTACCAATAAGCAAGTGTGCTTCATCTTCGACTTTACGTTTACTCCAGCGCCAAACGCCATCTGTTCCATCGGAAAGTTTAGGTATTACCTCTTCAAAATTCTTACCATTTTTCACATGTACAGTTCCATCTTTTGGGTCTACATAAAGTGCGTAATGGAGATTAGGTCGATCCTCCCGTTTTGCTAATGCACCTCGTTTCCTCAGTCCTAACCAGCGACATTTTCTACCGTCTCTGTCGGTTTTCGAATACTCGGATAAT includes these proteins:
- a CDS encoding site-specific DNA-methyltransferase, producing the protein MAQIQFKGKSFVQNHHLLVKYHELIPKNNKSLTDKVSLHDNLIIHGDNLKALKALLPLYAGKIKCIYIDPPYNTGNEKWVFNDNVNSPMMQEWLGKVVDREDLTRHDKWLCMMMPRLKLLRELLREDGIICASIDDNEFNNLISLFDEVFGETNRFGIIIVRNNPRGRRLGTELAVEHEYLIIYARQTDKFKAGKLDLTEEQLSEYSKTDRDGRKCRWLGLRKRGALAKREDRPNLHYALYVDPKDGTVHVKNGKNFEEVIPKLSDGTDGVWRWSKRKVEDEAHLLIGSIVKRRNSDKKEWDVFQIDYPEDENGGIGGRLFPTIWQGSEFNNETGRDQIKDLFGKAVFEYPKPVDLVKHAILLAGDKDSLILDSFAGSGTTSQAVFELNHSDDGNRKFILVECEDYADKITAERVRRIIKGVTKAKDENLKEGLGGTFSYFELGKAIELESILSGDGLPTYEELARYIFYTATGEEFDPKAMNEKKNFVGESRNYKVYLFYEPDIQKLKNIALTLERAKSIGKYGEKRRLVFAPTKYLDQAHLDELRIDFAQLPFEIYELAR